The proteins below come from a single Natranaerobius trueperi genomic window:
- a CDS encoding DUF3793 family protein, which translates to MNKLDKLFFLEFIDKLHEKERLKFIIDYNAAPTIKNIKPATLISFTKRGKALLSLWKSYRHEIEKELQLESFDMRETKNSTLVLFYKEKLLDNYIKNSDFLLERGYFTSMSLNSKLNKLRYRFLIEPCPHEVGIFLGIPEHDVEGFINNNGKGYIMKGYWKVYKKPEYARKLFREYDKAKKEIICKLIQKIVKYEKKPGGRDFETKIG; encoded by the coding sequence ATGAATAAATTAGATAAATTATTCTTTTTAGAATTTATAGATAAGTTACATGAAAAAGAACGTCTTAAATTTATTATAGATTATAACGCTGCACCTACTATTAAGAATATTAAACCAGCTACACTAATATCCTTTACCAAAAGAGGAAAAGCACTTCTAAGTTTATGGAAAAGTTATAGACATGAAATAGAAAAAGAACTACAATTAGAATCTTTTGATATGAGAGAGACCAAAAATAGTACCTTAGTATTATTTTATAAAGAAAAACTACTAGATAATTATATTAAAAATTCTGATTTTCTATTAGAGAGAGGTTATTTTACCTCCATGTCACTAAATAGTAAATTAAATAAATTAAGATATAGATTTCTAATAGAGCCATGCCCTCATGAAGTAGGGATTTTTTTAGGAATACCAGAACATGATGTTGAAGGGTTTATAAATAATAATGGTAAGGGATACATAATGAAAGGATACTGGAAGGTATATAAAAAGCCTGAATATGCAAGGAAACTTTTTAGAGAATATGATAAAGCAAAGAAGGAAATTATTTGCAAATTAATTCAAAAAATCGTAAAATATGAGAAAAAACCAGGAGGGAGAGACTTTGAAACAAAGATCGGTTAA
- a CDS encoding pyridoxamine kinase — MRKNQEGETLKQRSVKRVAAIHDLSGFGRSSLAVVVPIISTMGIQVCSVPTAVLSTHTGGFEEYSFVDLTDNMTHMFDHWEKLNLDFNCIYSGFLGSPRQVDIISDFIDKFAIRNGYTDTLVVVDPVMADEGELYSTMDQEMVKRMRDLVGKADIITPNFTEAAYLLDKPYDTDLDKDTLKEWLYELSQMGPEKVIITSAPTWETPEKTSVVAYNQEDERYWKVTCDYIPAQYPGTGDAFASVIVGSLLQGDNLPISLDRGVQFITAAIRASYGETLPKREGVLLEKVLDNLKMPVLVSSYELL; from the coding sequence ATGAGAAAAAACCAGGAGGGAGAGACTTTGAAACAAAGATCGGTTAAAAGAGTTGCTGCGATACATGATTTGTCAGGATTTGGTCGTTCATCACTTGCTGTTGTAGTACCAATTATTTCTACAATGGGTATTCAAGTTTGTTCAGTACCAACAGCTGTGTTATCCACACATACTGGAGGATTTGAAGAATATAGCTTTGTTGATTTAACTGATAATATGACTCATATGTTTGACCATTGGGAAAAGTTGAATTTAGATTTTAATTGTATTTATAGTGGTTTTTTAGGATCCCCACGTCAGGTTGATATTATATCTGATTTTATTGACAAATTTGCTATTAGAAATGGATATACAGATACATTGGTTGTAGTAGATCCAGTTATGGCTGATGAAGGTGAGTTATACAGCACTATGGATCAGGAGATGGTTAAAAGGATGAGAGATTTAGTAGGTAAAGCAGATATCATTACTCCAAACTTTACTGAAGCTGCTTATTTATTGGACAAACCTTATGATACTGATTTAGATAAAGATACCTTAAAGGAATGGTTGTATGAATTATCACAGATGGGACCAGAGAAAGTTATTATTACAAGTGCACCAACTTGGGAGACACCTGAAAAAACAAGTGTGGTTGCTTATAACCAGGAAGATGAACGTTATTGGAAAGTAACTTGTGACTATATCCCAGCACAATATCCAGGTACTGGAGATGCTTTTGCAAGTGTTATTGTTGGTAGTTTACTTCAAGGTGATAATCTACCAATATCTCTTGATAGAGGTGTACAGTTTATAACAGCTGCCATTAGAGCAAGCTACGGTGAAACACTACCAAAAAGGGAAGGGGTCCTTTTAGAAAAAGTATTAGATAATTTGAAAATGCCAGTTCTCGTAAGTAGTTATGAACTATTATAA
- a CDS encoding DMT family transporter — MNGYFKILLAACIWGTLGIFARWSGIPANELVFYKTFVASISLLILLPREKLLIANRLRAFIIIILAGILYAITAILFMNSIYITTMSNALFAFYIKPIIVALLLPIFFREKPNIWSILATLVSLIGLGLILTPSIIEFSFSDIRGVLLALFSAITSSSIVVLVKLIDIPSPIITYYAMIAATLLMIPFIDLDTNINLIQVGFIIIIGFIHTAIPYILYFSGLRSAKTSHGITLTYFDPVVASFAGVLLFQEPFSILTLIGSCLIIISGALIISH, encoded by the coding sequence ATGAATGGCTATTTTAAAATTTTGCTAGCTGCTTGTATTTGGGGAACTTTAGGTATATTTGCTAGATGGAGTGGTATTCCTGCTAATGAATTAGTATTTTACAAAACTTTTGTTGCAAGTATAAGTCTTTTAATATTACTACCTAGAGAAAAATTATTAATTGCTAATAGATTAAGAGCCTTCATCATAATAATACTTGCTGGGATCTTATATGCGATAACTGCAATTTTATTTATGAATTCAATTTATATAACTACCATGAGTAATGCTTTATTTGCTTTTTATATTAAACCCATCATAGTCGCATTATTATTACCTATTTTCTTTAGAGAAAAACCAAATATTTGGAGTATACTAGCAACATTAGTATCATTAATTGGATTGGGATTAATATTAACTCCTTCAATTATAGAGTTTTCATTTAGTGATATTAGAGGTGTATTATTAGCTTTATTCTCTGCTATCACTAGTTCATCCATTGTAGTATTAGTTAAACTTATTGATATTCCGTCTCCAATAATAACCTATTATGCTATGATTGCTGCAACACTTCTTATGATTCCCTTTATAGATCTTGATACCAACATTAACCTCATCCAGGTTGGTTTTATAATAATAATTGGCTTTATTCATACAGCTATTCCATATATTCTATATTTCTCCGGATTAAGAAGTGCTAAAACGTCACATGGAATAACTTTAACCTATTTTGATCCAGTAGTTGCTTCTTTTGCAGGTGTATTATTATTTCAAGAACCATTTTCAATCTTAACATTAATAGGTAGCTGTCTAATAATTATAAGTGGTGCACTTATAATTAGTCATTAA